The Malus domestica chromosome 06, GDT2T_hap1 genome has a segment encoding these proteins:
- the LOC139196831 gene encoding uncharacterized protein, giving the protein MLRSSVLQFGDAWHKRLPLIVFVYNNNFHSSIGMAPFEAFYGKPCRTPFCWSEVGEQVFVGPEIVDDITQNIKVIKANLKMAQDRQKSIADKHSTDRVYKVVDWVFLKSSPWKGVVRFGKKRKLRPRYIEPYQIVERVGEIAYQCALPQELTRVHNVFHVSMLRRYVSDPSHVIPHQPLEINLDLTYDEVLMTILDWKDKVLRNKTVRMVKVLWRNHSVEEATWETAEHMRDMYPHLFYGFGSNKG; this is encoded by the coding sequence atgttgagatcatCAGTTTTACAGTTTGGAGACGCTTGGCACAAGCGCTTACCGTTGATAGTGTTCGTGTACAACAATAACTTCCATTctagtattggtatggcaccatttgaagcattctatgggaaaccatgtcgTACTCCATTTTGTTGGTCCGAGGTTGGTGAACAAGTTTTCGTGGGCCCGGAGATTGTTGATGATATAACACAGAACATTAAGGTGATAAAGGCTAACCTGAAAATGGCCCAGGATCGGCAGAAGAGTATCGCCGACAAACATTCTACCGACAGAGTTTATAAGGTTGTTGATTGGGTATTCTTGAAATCATCACCgtggaaaggtgttgtgcggtttggaaagaaaaggaaactcCGCCCTAGGTACATCGAACCGTACCAGATAGTTGAACGCGTTGGTGAAATTGCTTATCAATGCGCTTTGCCACAAGAGTTGACTAGAGTGCACAATGTGTTTCATGTATCGATGCTACGGAGGTACGTCTCTGATCCATCACACGTGATCCCTCATCAACCGCTAGAGATCAATCTAGATTTGACCTATGATGAGGTTCTAATGACTATCCttgattggaaggataaggttcTTAGGAACAAGACCGTACGGATGGTGAAAGTTTTATGGAGGAACCACTCAGTTgaggaagctacttgggagacagcaGAGCACATGCGAGATATGTACCCACATCTGTTCTATGGTTTTGGTAGTAATAAAGGATga